The Tissierellales bacterium region GCAGGAGCTGTAAGAACTATAGTAGGTAATATGGCAATACATGAAGAATTAGAAAAAATATTATCAGAATTTAAGCGTGAAGAAGCTGCTTTTATTTATCAATCAGGATTTAATGCTAATGCAGGTACAATCCAAGCAGTAACAGGAAAAGGGGATTTAATTATTTCAGATGAGTTAAATCATGCATCTATAATTGATGGAACGAGACTTAGTAGGGCAGAGAAGGCAATATTTAAACATTCTGACATAAATCATTTAGAACAAATAC contains the following coding sequences:
- a CDS encoding pyridoxal phosphate-dependent aminotransferase family protein, yielding MGNVHELNYLKKSIEDLKEQGVYRKLPVLDGANEAEIMLNGKKVINLSSNNYLGFANHPRLKKGAIEAVEKYGAGAGAVRTIVGNMAIHEELEKILSEFKREEAAFIYQSGFNANAGTIQAVTGKGDLIISDELNHASIIDGTRLSRAEKAIFKHSDINHLEQI